The genomic stretch CACTTCGTGGGCGCGATGGACATCGACGGCTTCGGCGAGGAGACGGCGATCCGCTTCCTGCGCGAGGGCGTGATCAAGGACGCCGCGGACATCTACGAGCTCGACGAGGAGCGGATCGTGCAGCTCGCCGGCTTCGGCGAGATCTCCGCGCGCAACCTCCTGGCCAACATCGAAGCGTCGAAGCAGCAGCCGTTCTTCCGGGTGCTCTATGCCCTCGGCATCCCCGGCATCGGCTGGGTGAACGCGCGCAACCTCGCGGCGCAGTTCGGCTCGATGGACGCGCTGATGAACGCGACGGAGGAGCAGATCGTCGAAACCGAGGGCATCGGCTCTGAGAAGGCGAAGGTCCTGATCGAAGAGTTCGAGGACGAGCGCAATCGTGAGCTGATCGAGCGCCTGCGCGGGCTCGGGCTGCAGATGGAGCAGGAGGGCGGCCCCATTCCCGGTACCGAGGGGCCGCTCGTCGGGAAGACCTTCGTGATCACGGGAACCCTCCCGAACCTGTCGCGCGAGGAGGCCACTGAGCGACTGGAGCAGGCGGGCGCGAAGGTCACGAACTCGGTGTCCAAGAAGACGAGCTACCTGGTGCTCGGCGCCGACCCCGGCTCGAAGCTGGCGAAGGCTCAGGATCTCGGCACCGAGATCCTCGACGAGGAAGGGCTGCTGGCACTGCTGAGCGGCGAATAGTGGCCGACCTCACCGTCGCCCAGCTCGAAGCCGACCCTCATCCGCTGCTCGCCCGTCTGCGGGAAACCGAGCCCGTTGCTTGGGTGCCGGCGCTGAACGGCTGGCTGGTGACCCGGCGAGACCTGGCGCTCGAGGTGATGCGTGACGCCGAGACCTTCACGGTGGACGATCCGCGCTTCAGCACGGGTCAGGTGGTGGGGCGCAGCATGCTCACCACGGACGGCGAGGAGCACGCGCGCCAGCGCGCGCCGTTCGCGCGGCCGTTCCGGCGCGACGCCGTGCTGGCGCGCTTCAGCGCCGCGGTGGAGCTCGAGGTGGAGCAGCTTGTGGCGGCCATCGAGCCGGCGGGCCGCGCGGAGCTGCGGCGCGGGCTTGCGGGTCCACTCGCCGCGGTGACGATGGCGGTGGCGCTGGGCCTCGAGGACGTGGGGGTGGAAGCGATGCTCGGCTGGTACGACGAGATCGTGGCCGCCACGAGCGGGCTCTCGGCGGGACGCCCGGTGTCCGAGATCGGACGGGCGGCCGCGGAGGAGCTGCGCGCGGCCATCGAGGCGCGGCTCGAGGGAGAGTCGCTCGTGGCCGCCGCGGCGTCGGAGCTCAGTCCCGCGGAGGTGAGCTCCAACGCCGCCGTTCTGCTCTTCGGCGGTATCGAGACCACCGAGGGCATGATCTGCAACGCCCTTCTTCACCTGCTCAGCCACGAGGACCAGCTTGCGCTCGTGCGGGAGGACCGCTCGCTGCTGGCGAACGCGATCGAGGAATCGCTGCGACTCGAGCCGGCGGCAGCGTCCGTGGACCGCTACGCCGCCCGCGAAGTGGAGCTGGCCGGCGCGGTGATCGCCGCCGGCGACCTCGTGACCGTGTCGATCGCCGCCGCTGGACGCGACCCTCAGGCGTTCGACGATCCCGACAGTTACGACGTGCGGCGTGCGAACGCCAACCGCCACCTTGCGTTCGCGGCCGGTCCGCACGTGTGCATCGGGATGCACCTCGCGCGCCTCGAGGCGGAGCTTGCACTGAGCCGGCTGCTCGACCGCCTGGCCGGGCTGCGCCTCGATCCGGAACAGCCCGCCGCGCCGCGCGGCCTCGTGTTCCGAAAGCCGCCGGAGCTTCACGTGCTCTGGGATACGACCAGTTAGAGACCGGCTATCCGCGTGACGATCCGGTCCTGCACCACGTGCGCCGAGAACACGTTCACCCGGTTCATCAGCAGCGAGAACTCGATCACGTCGCCATTGCGTGCGAAGCAGTAGCCGGAGAGCGCGCTCACGTCAGAGAGCGTGCCGGTCTTCGCGTGGCAGCGCCCGCGGGCCGCCCCACGCCGCATCCGGTTCGAGAGCGTGCCGTCGCGCCCGGCGATCGGCAGCGAGTTCAGCAGCGCGTTGAACTGGTCCACATTGCGCCGGCGCATCGCGTCGAGCAGGTCCACCACTTCCCTGGGGGCCGCCCGGTCGCGCCGGTCGAGCCCCGAGCCGTCGACCATCCGCACGCGCGCGCCGAGGCGCCGCGCGAACGCCGTCGCGGCCCGCGCACCCGCGCTGGTTGTGCCCTGAGCTCCGTTCACCGACGCCAGCTCCTTCAGCAGCATCTCGGCGAAGAAGTTGTCCGACTCCTTGTTCTGGAGCCTCAGGACCGTCGAAAGCGGCGGTGACTGCACCGACGAAAGCACCTGAGCGTCGCTCGGCGCAGTGCCCACCGACGGCTTGAGCGTGGCCCGGATGCCGCGCCCCTTCAGCGCCGCGGTGAGCTGCTGAGCCGCGAACAGAGGCGGGTTGCTCTGCAGCGCCGTGCCGCGGATGTTGGCGAGCCCGCGGTCGAAGGTGAGTGCGCTGAGGGGCCCGCCGAGATCGCTGTCGAAGCCGTAGTGGGAGTCCGGGATGCCGCGCAGCGAGTCGAAGCGCGACTCGTCGCCGAGCACCCGGCCGTTGATGCGTGTGATGCCGGTGGCCTCCAGCTCGTCCGCGAGGTCCTCGATGCTGGCTCCCGCACCCCAGTAGCGCTTGATGAACGCGCGCGTGCCGAAGGTGGGGTCGCCGCCGCCGTGGAGGTAGATGTCGCCGGTGAAGACGCCGGTGGTGGGGTCGCTCGTGCCGTCGCTCTCGATTTCCGTGGGGAAGGTCGCGTCGGGGCCGAGCTTCGCGAGGATGGCGCTGCTGGTGAACAGCTTGGTGTTGGAGGCCAGGATGCGCGGGACCGTGGAGCGCTGGCTGAAGAGGACCTTCCCGGTTGTGGCATCTCGCACATAGGCTCCAGAGTGGGATCCGGCGCCGCGCATGGTCGCGGCCAGGGTGGCGCGGAGGCTGCGGGCGAGCGCGGTGCCCGGCAGGGCGAGGAACAGCGCGAGGAGCGCGGAGAATGCGGCGAGTCGGCGCACTAGCAGCACCAACAGCCGGAGGCGCCGGAGGTAGCGGTCTCCGATGTCGTTGACATAATCGATGGTGGACCGCTCATGGGGAAGGTCGTCAAACTAGAGAAGCCGGCGCAGACTCGCTCGGGCCGCCGCAGCCGCCGGTCACGCTCGAAAACCGCACTCGTCCTGGGCGGGGGTGGGTTCACCGGCGGCGTGTACGAGATCGGCGCGCTGAGGGCGCTCGACCTCCTGGCGATAAACCGCACCGTCAACGAGTTCGACGTGTACGTGGGCACGAGCGCCGGTTCGTTCATCGCGAGCATGGCGGCCAACGGGGTCACGCCCGAGGAGATGATGCGGGTGGTGAACCAGCAGGTTCCCACGCCGTTCCGGGACATCGACCTCGGCACTCTCCTCCAGCCCAACTACCTCGACTTCGCGAAGAGCGCGGCACTGCTGCCGCTGCGGGTGCTCGGCATCGCCCGCACGCTCGCGTCGAACCTGCGAGCGGTGTCGATGATGGACCTCGTCGTCGGCCTGGCGGAGGGGCTCCCGCCCGGCATCTACGACGGCTCCGGGATCGAGAGCTACCTCGGCGAGGTGCTCGGCGACCTCGATCGCACGGCGGACTTCCGCCTGCTCGGCCGCGAGCTCTACCTGCCCGCCACGGATCTCGACACCTGCGAGCGCATCGTGCTCGGCGAGGAGGGCTGGGATGACGTGCCGATCCCGAAGGCGGTGGCGGCATCCACCGCTCTGCCGATGGTCTACAAGCCGGTGGACCTCAAGGGCCGGCATCTCGTGGATGGCGGCCTGCAGTCAACCACCAACCTGGACGTGGCGGTGGAGCACGGCGCGAAGCTCGTCGTGGTGATCAACCCGCTCGTGCCGTACGTCAACGACTTCCAGAAGATGATTCCCACCATGTTCGGCAGTCGCGTGCGGCGCGTCACCGACATGGGCTTCCCGCAGATCGGCTACCAGGCGTTCAAGCTGCTCACCTACCAGCGCCTGCACGAGTCGGTGAAGCGGTGGTCCGAGAAGTACCAGGGCGTGGACATCATCCTCATCGAGCCGGAGCCCAACGACGAGCTGATGTTCGAGACCAACATCATGAACTTCACCAAGCGTGTGGAGATCGCGCGGCATGGCTTCGAGTCGGTGACGATCAAGCTCGCGAAGGACTACGACCGCTTTGCCGAGATCTGTGCGAAGCACGGCATCGAGATCTCGGCCACGCGCGTGCGCAAGGTGATGCGACACTTCGAGAAGGAGCGGGAGCGCACCACGGCCTGGCGGCGGATTCTCGAGCAGACCACTGGGGCGCTGCTCAGGCAGGCCGAGTAGAGCCGAGCGCGCTGAGCAGGCGGTCTGTCGCCGTTGAGCCTCTGATTGAGGCTCTCACGTGATCGTCCGCTCCGAGTGGGCCGCCGGGGGCCACCTGCACGCCCTCGTTCTGCAGGTGCGCTGCCAGTTGTGAGCCGGTGAGACCTGTGGCGTGAAGCCAGAGGAAGTTCGCCTGGCTCTCGGGCGCGTCCACCGGCAGGTCATGCAGGGCGCGCTCCAGGCGCTTGCGCTGCTCGATCACGAGCTCCCGCCGGCGATTCACCTCGTCCTCGCCGAAGCGCAGCGCGTGCTCGACCGCGGCCTGCGTGAGCGCGTTCACCCCAAGCGCCGGGGAGATCGCGTCGAGCAGCTTGGTGGCGCCGGTCGCGGCCACGGCATAGCCGCAGCGCAGGCCCGAGATGCCGTAGATCTTGGAGAAGGTGCGGAAGACCACCACGCGCTCGAGCTCGTCCACCAGACGCAGCACCGAGTCCTCCGGTTCGAGATCCTGGAACTGGATGTAGGCCTCGTCCACGAGCAGATGCACGTGCTCCGGCAGGGCGCCGGCGAGCCGCCGCACATCGTCCGCCGGGAGGTAGGTGCCCGTGGGGTCGTTGGGGTTGCAGAGCACGAGCACCCGCGTGCGGTCGGTCACCGCCTCGAACAGGGCGCCCGTGTCCGACCGTCCGCCTGCGAGGTCCACCGCAACCGGCCGCGCGCCCGCGCGCGAGGCCATCAGCGGAAAGAGGGGGTAGGACGGCCACGGCGTGACGAGCTCATCGCCCGGAGCCAGCAGCGCGAACGCCGCCGCCTGGAGCAACTCCGCCGCGCCGTTCCCCACCACGAT from Thermoleophilaceae bacterium encodes the following:
- a CDS encoding helix-hairpin-helix domain-containing protein, which gives rise to DGDEVIVMRAGDVIPQVVSPTAKAQRRKKRSPVPEPPAKCPACGTPTVKPEGGGVWTICPNRAGCPGQVLQGVKHFVGAMDIDGFGEETAIRFLREGVIKDAADIYELDEERIVQLAGFGEISARNLLANIEASKQQPFFRVLYALGIPGIGWVNARNLAAQFGSMDALMNATEEQIVETEGIGSEKAKVLIEEFEDERNRELIERLRGLGLQMEQEGGPIPGTEGPLVGKTFVITGTLPNLSREEATERLEQAGAKVTNSVSKKTSYLVLGADPGSKLAKAQDLGTEILDEEGLLALLSGE
- a CDS encoding cytochrome P450, whose product is MADLTVAQLEADPHPLLARLRETEPVAWVPALNGWLVTRRDLALEVMRDAETFTVDDPRFSTGQVVGRSMLTTDGEEHARQRAPFARPFRRDAVLARFSAAVELEVEQLVAAIEPAGRAELRRGLAGPLAAVTMAVALGLEDVGVEAMLGWYDEIVAATSGLSAGRPVSEIGRAAAEELRAAIEARLEGESLVAAAASELSPAEVSSNAAVLLFGGIETTEGMICNALLHLLSHEDQLALVREDRSLLANAIEESLRLEPAAASVDRYAAREVELAGAVIAAGDLVTVSIAAAGRDPQAFDDPDSYDVRRANANRHLAFAAGPHVCIGMHLARLEAELALSRLLDRLAGLRLDPEQPAAPRGLVFRKPPELHVLWDTTS
- the dacB gene encoding D-alanyl-D-alanine carboxypeptidase/D-alanyl-D-alanine-endopeptidase; this translates as MLLVRRLAAFSALLALFLALPGTALARSLRATLAATMRGAGSHSGAYVRDATTGKVLFSQRSTVPRILASNTKLFTSSAILAKLGPDATFPTEIESDGTSDPTTGVFTGDIYLHGGGDPTFGTRAFIKRYWGAGASIEDLADELEATGITRINGRVLGDESRFDSLRGIPDSHYGFDSDLGGPLSALTFDRGLANIRGTALQSNPPLFAAQQLTAALKGRGIRATLKPSVGTAPSDAQVLSSVQSPPLSTVLRLQNKESDNFFAEMLLKELASVNGAQGTTSAGARAATAFARRLGARVRMVDGSGLDRRDRAAPREVVDLLDAMRRRNVDQFNALLNSLPIAGRDGTLSNRMRRGAARGRCHAKTGTLSDVSALSGYCFARNGDVIEFSLLMNRVNVFSAHVVQDRIVTRIAGL
- a CDS encoding patatin-like phospholipase family protein, with product MGKVVKLEKPAQTRSGRRSRRSRSKTALVLGGGGFTGGVYEIGALRALDLLAINRTVNEFDVYVGTSAGSFIASMAANGVTPEEMMRVVNQQVPTPFRDIDLGTLLQPNYLDFAKSAALLPLRVLGIARTLASNLRAVSMMDLVVGLAEGLPPGIYDGSGIESYLGEVLGDLDRTADFRLLGRELYLPATDLDTCERIVLGEEGWDDVPIPKAVAASTALPMVYKPVDLKGRHLVDGGLQSTTNLDVAVEHGAKLVVVINPLVPYVNDFQKMIPTMFGSRVRRVTDMGFPQIGYQAFKLLTYQRLHESVKRWSEKYQGVDIILIEPEPNDELMFETNIMNFTKRVEIARHGFESVTIKLAKDYDRFAEICAKHGIEISATRVRKVMRHFEKERERTTAWRRILEQTTGALLRQAE
- a CDS encoding aminotransferase class I/II-fold pyridoxal phosphate-dependent enzyme → MGLLDYYRQFEDVDQEEFNRGLRERRAREKATALQRVVTIDLSGTEWPEMPNAEVVNAAIARARGRVNGYPDRHASAIRSLLAERHGVETEQIVVGNGAAELLQAAAFALLAPGDELVTPWPSYPLFPLMASRAGARPVAVDLAGGRSDTGALFEAVTDRTRVLVLCNPNDPTGTYLPADDVRRLAGALPEHVHLLVDEAYIQFQDLEPEDSVLRLVDELERVVVFRTFSKIYGISGLRCGYAVAATGATKLLDAISPALGVNALTQAAVEHALRFGEDEVNRRRELVIEQRKRLERALHDLPVDAPESQANFLWLHATGLTGSQLAAHLQNEGVQVAPGGPLGADDHVRASIRGSTATDRLLSALGSTRPA